A single Macaca mulatta isolate MMU2019108-1 chromosome 11, T2T-MMU8v2.0, whole genome shotgun sequence DNA region contains:
- the LOC722144 gene encoding LOW QUALITY PROTEIN: complement C1r subcomponent-like (The sequence of the model RefSeq protein was modified relative to this genomic sequence to represent the inferred CDS: inserted 1 base in 1 codon): MSVRSRVGREEEDAQQWLLYLLASTLFQRPRNPILIPQRLFGEVTSPLFPKPYPNSFETTTMITVPTGYGVKLVFQHFDLEPSEGCFYDYVKISADKKNLGRFCGQLGSPLGNPPGKKEFMSQGNKMLLTFHTDFSNEENGTIMFYKGFLAYYQAVDLDECASQSKSGERDPQRQCQHLCNNYVGGYFCSCRPGYELQKDRYSCQAECSSELYTEASGYISSLEYPRSYPADLHCNYSIRVERGLTPHLKFVEPFEIDDHQQVHCPYDQLQIYANGKNIGEFCGKQRPPEFDTSSNAVDLLFFTDESGDSRGWRLPYTTEIIKCPQPKTLDELTVIQNLQPQYQFSDYFIATCKLGYQLIEGNQVPHSFTAVCQDDGTWHRAMPRCNIKDCGQPRNLPSXYTTTMGVSTYKACIQYYCHEPYYKMQTRAGSRESEQGVYTCTAQGIWKNEKKEGKIPRCLPVCGKPVNPVEQRQRIIGGQKAKMGNFPWQVFTNIHGHRGGTLLGDRWILTAAHTLYPKEHDAQSNVPLDVFLGHTNVEELMKLASHPIRRVSIHPDYRQNESHNFEGDIALLELENSVTLGPNLLPICLPDNETFYDLGLMGYVSGFGVMEEKIAHDLRFVRLPVANREDCETWLRGKNRMDVFSQNMFCAGHPSLKQDACQGDNGGVFAIRDRNTDPRIPSSPFWAGPI; this comes from the exons ATGTCGGTGAGGTCCAGAGtgggcagagaggaggaggatgCCCAGCA GTGGCTCTTGTACCTCCTAGCCTCAACCCTATTCCAAAGGCCAAGAAATCCCATTCTCATCCCTCAGAGGTTATTTGGGGAGGTGACTTCCCCTCTGTTCCCCAAGCCTTACCCCAACAGCTTTGAAACAACCACTATGATCACAGTCCCCACAGGATACGGGGTGAAGCTCGTCTTCCAGCACTTTGACCTGGAGCCTTCTGAAGGCTGCTTCTATGATTATGTCAAG ATCTCTGCTGATAAGAAAAACCTGGGGAGGTTCTGTGGGCAACTGGGTTCTCCACTGGGCAACCCCCCAGGAAAGAAGGAATTTATGTCTCAAGGGAACAAGATGCTGCTGACTTTCCACACGGACTTCTCCAACGAGGAGAATGGGACCATCATGTTCTACAAGGGCTTTCTGGCCTACTACCAAGCTGTGG ACCTTGATGAATGTGCTTCCCAGAGCAAATCAGGGGAGAGGGACCCCCAGCGCCAGTGCCAGCACCTGTGTAACAACTACGTTGGAG gcTACTTCTGTTCCTGCCGTCCAGGCTATGAGCTTCAGAAGGACAGGTATTCCTGCCAGG CTGAGTGCAGCAGCGAGCTGTACACGGAGGCATCGGGCTACATCTCCAGCCTGGAGTACCCCCGGTCCTACCCCGCTGACCTGCACTGCAACTACAGCATCCGGGTAGAGCGGGGCCTCACCCCGCACCTCAAGTTCGTGGAGCCTTTTGAAATTGATGACCACCAGCAAGTACACTGCCCCTATGACCAGCTACAG ATCTATGCCAACGGGAAGAACATTGGCGAGTTCTGTGGGAAGCAAAGGCCCCCTGAATTTGACACCAGCAGCAATGCTGTGGATCTGCTGTTCTTCACAGATGAGTCGGGGGACAGCCGGGGCTGGAGGCTGCCCTACACCACCGAGA TCATCAAGTGTCCCCAGCCCAAGACCCTAGACGAGCTCACTGTCATCCAGAACCTGCAGCCTCAGTACCAATTCAGTGACTACTTCATTGCTACCTGCAAGCTAGGCTACCAGCTCATAGAG GGGAACCAGGTGCCACACTCCTTCACAGCTGTCTGCCAGGATGATGGCACATGGCATCGTGCCATGCCCAGATGCAACA TCAAGGACTGTGGGCAGCCCCGAAATCTGCCTT ATTACACCACCACAATGGGGGTGAGTACCTACAAGGCCTGTATCCAGTACTACTGCCATGAGCCATATTACAAGATGCAGACCAGGGCTGGCAGCAGGGAGTCTGAGCA GGGGGTGTACACCTGCACAGCACAGGGCATTTGgaagaatgaaaagaaggaagggaagattCCTCGGTGCTTGCCAG tGTGTGGGAAGCCCGTGAACCCCGTGGAACAGAGGCAGCGCATCATCGGAGGGCAAAAAGCCAAGATGGGCAACTTCCCCTGGCAGGTGTTCACCAACATCCACGGGCACAGGGGCGGGACCCTGCTGGGCGACCGCTGGATCCTCACGGCTGCCCACACCCTGTATCCCAAGGAACACGATGCACAAAGCAATGTCCCCTTGGATGTGTTCCTGGGCCATACAAATGTAGAAGAGCTCATGAAGCTGGCAAGTCACCCCATCCGCAGGGTCAGCATCCACCCGGACTACCGTCAGAATGAGTCCCACAATTTTGAGGGGGACATCGCCCTCCTGGAGCTGGAAAATAGTGTCACCCTGGGTCCCAACCTCCTCCCCATCTGCCTCCCTGACAACGAGACCTTCTATGACCTGGGCTTGATGGGCTACGTCAGTGGCTTTGGGGTCATGGAGGAGAAGATTGCTCATGACCTCAGGTTTGTCCGTCTGCCCGTAGCTAATCGAGAGGACTGTGAGACCTGGCTCCGGGGAAAGAATAGGATGGATGTGTTCTCTCAAAACATGTTCTGTGCTGGGCACCCATCTCTAAAGCAGGATGCCTGCCAGGGGGATAATGGGGGTGTTTTTGCAATAAGGGACCGGAACACTGATCCCAGGATCCCTTCTAGCCCCTTCTGGGCTGGTCCAATTTGA